In Pseudomonas fluorescens, one genomic interval encodes:
- a CDS encoding TetR/AcrR family transcriptional regulator has product MSNNLAAPNGPGRPKDPAKRRAILDAAKILFLSHGYANTSMDAVAAEAGVSKLTVYSHFNDKETLFSSAVMAKCEEQLPPLFFELPAGIPVENVLLNIARGFHQLINSDESVNLHRLMMALGTQDPKLSQIFYDAGPERMVQGMERLLKRIDETGALSIDLPRNAAEHFFCLIKGAGNFRLLYCCGEPLSEEASESHVQEVVGLFMRAYRR; this is encoded by the coding sequence ATGTCGAACAATCTTGCAGCTCCAAACGGCCCGGGCCGTCCGAAGGATCCGGCCAAGCGCCGGGCGATCCTCGACGCGGCGAAAATCCTGTTTCTGAGTCACGGCTACGCCAACACCAGCATGGACGCGGTCGCCGCCGAGGCTGGCGTGTCGAAACTGACGGTTTACAGCCACTTCAACGACAAGGAGACGCTGTTCTCCTCCGCGGTGATGGCCAAATGCGAGGAGCAGTTACCGCCGCTGTTCTTCGAATTGCCCGCCGGAATCCCCGTGGAAAATGTGTTGCTGAACATTGCCCGAGGCTTTCATCAACTGATCAACAGCGACGAGTCGGTGAATCTGCATCGCTTGATGATGGCGCTGGGCACGCAGGATCCGAAGCTGTCACAGATTTTCTACGACGCCGGTCCCGAGCGCATGGTGCAAGGCATGGAGCGGCTGCTGAAACGCATCGACGAGACCGGCGCGCTGAGCATCGACCTGCCGCGTAATGCGGCCGAGCATTTCTTCTGCCTGATCAAGGGCGCAGGGAATTTTCGTTTGTTGTATTGCTGCGGCGAGCCGCTGAGCGAAGAGGCTTCAGAGAGTCATGTGCAGGAGGTGGTGGGGTTGTTCATGCGGGCGTATCGGCGCTGA
- a CDS encoding efflux RND transporter periplasmic adaptor subunit yields the protein MFRHALSFAVPVSLAVLLSACGQEEATQVSIRPAMVVQPEPSAQAMESYPGEVRARYEPDLAFRIGGKVSRRLVEEGQRVKADQPLAELDPQDVRLQLEATRAQVAAAEANLNLVRAERDRYKTLMERQMVSRSAYDNAENLYRSGEARLKQIKAEFNVSTNQASYAVLRAPQDGVVAKRAVEVGQVVAAGQTVFTLATDGEREVSISLPEQSFGRFKVGQPVTVELWTQQNQRFAGQIRELSPAADPKSRTFAARISFTSGKVPAELGQSARVFVQSADAVPLSVPLSALTAENGATYVWVVNANNTLKKTPVRIGPFGEKSVPVLEGLNASDWVVAAGVHVLLEGQQVRPVDRSNRVVNLADKE from the coding sequence ATGTTCCGCCATGCGTTGTCGTTTGCCGTGCCAGTCAGCCTGGCTGTTTTATTGTCCGCATGCGGTCAGGAAGAGGCGACGCAAGTCAGCATTCGACCGGCCATGGTGGTGCAGCCAGAGCCTTCGGCGCAGGCGATGGAAAGTTATCCGGGCGAGGTGCGCGCCCGTTACGAACCGGATCTGGCATTCCGCATTGGCGGCAAAGTCAGCCGACGACTGGTCGAAGAAGGTCAGCGCGTGAAGGCCGATCAGCCATTGGCCGAGCTCGATCCGCAGGATGTGCGCCTGCAACTGGAAGCCACCCGCGCACAGGTCGCCGCCGCCGAAGCCAATCTGAACCTGGTGCGCGCCGAGCGTGACCGCTACAAGACGCTGATGGAGCGGCAGATGGTCAGTCGTTCGGCCTACGACAACGCGGAAAACCTCTACCGTTCCGGCGAGGCGCGCCTCAAGCAGATCAAGGCCGAATTCAACGTCTCGACCAACCAGGCCAGTTACGCCGTGTTGCGCGCGCCGCAGGACGGCGTGGTGGCCAAGCGTGCGGTGGAAGTCGGGCAAGTGGTTGCCGCCGGGCAAACCGTGTTCACCCTCGCCACCGATGGCGAGCGCGAAGTGTCGATCAGCCTGCCGGAGCAGAGCTTCGGGCGGTTCAAGGTCGGCCAGCCAGTCACCGTTGAACTGTGGACCCAGCAGAACCAGCGCTTCGCCGGGCAGATTCGTGAACTGTCGCCGGCAGCCGACCCGAAATCCCGCACCTTCGCCGCGCGCATCTCGTTCACCAGCGGCAAAGTCCCGGCTGAGCTCGGGCAGAGCGCCCGGGTGTTCGTGCAATCGGCGGATGCCGTGCCGCTGTCGGTGCCGCTTTCGGCCCTGACTGCCGAGAACGGCGCGACCTACGTCTGGGTCGTCAACGCCAACAACACCCTGAAAAAGACTCCAGTGCGCATCGGCCCGTTCGGCGAGAAAAGCGTGCCGGTGCTCGAAGGCCTCAACGCCAGCGACTGGGTGGTGGCTGCCGGTGTTCACGTATTGCTCGAAGGTCAGCAGGTGCGGCCTGTGGATCGCTCCAACCGAGTGGTCAATCTGGCGGACAAGGAGTAA
- a CDS encoding class I SAM-dependent methyltransferase: protein MIEQPAACRIHVQALGPTFEAQAEQWAERLGLPLQVDGGEFALQVGEQGLQLQQLGTDAPGPVRVDFVEGGAAHRRLYGGGSGQMIAKAVGIAQGVRPRVLDATAGLGKDAFVLASLGCEMSLIERQPLIGALLEDGLARAAEDFDVAPIVARMKLLKGNSIEVMRNWEGEPPQVIYLDPMFPHREKTALVKKEMRLFRPLVGDDPDAPALLEAALALATHRVVVKRPRKAPCIEGPKPSHALDGKSSRYDIYPKKALKP, encoded by the coding sequence ATGATTGAGCAACCCGCGGCCTGCCGCATCCATGTCCAGGCCCTCGGCCCGACGTTTGAAGCGCAAGCCGAGCAGTGGGCCGAGCGTCTGGGCCTGCCGCTGCAGGTGGACGGCGGCGAGTTCGCCTTGCAGGTCGGCGAGCAGGGTTTGCAGCTGCAGCAGCTCGGCACGGATGCACCAGGGCCGGTGCGGGTGGATTTCGTCGAAGGTGGCGCGGCGCATCGGCGTCTGTACGGCGGCGGCAGCGGGCAGATGATCGCCAAGGCGGTCGGCATTGCTCAAGGCGTGCGCCCACGGGTGCTGGATGCCACGGCGGGGCTGGGCAAGGATGCGTTCGTGCTGGCCAGTCTGGGTTGCGAGATGAGCCTGATCGAGCGTCAGCCGTTGATCGGCGCGTTGCTGGAGGATGGTCTGGCGCGGGCGGCGGAAGATTTCGATGTGGCGCCGATTGTCGCGCGGATGAAGCTGCTCAAGGGCAACTCGATCGAGGTCATGCGCAACTGGGAAGGCGAGCCGCCGCAGGTGATCTACCTCGACCCGATGTTCCCGCACCGCGAGAAAACCGCGCTGGTGAAGAAGGAAATGCGCCTGTTCCGGCCACTGGTCGGGGATGATCCGGATGCGCCGGCACTGCTGGAGGCGGCGCTGGCGTTGGCGACGCACCGGGTGGTGGTCAAGCGCCCGCGCAAGGCACCGTGCATCGAGGGGCCGAAGCCGAGCCATGCGCTGGATGGCAAGTCGAGCCGGTATGACATCTACCCGAAGAAAGCGTTAAAACCTTAA
- a CDS encoding extensin-like domain-containing protein produces MGRWIALSLLLIIAGAVLSVWRGWLDVPAEWNPWAPLDVKAAPNGLTGFKLMRLRGNPELCAQVLSNSGLRVTAQADSPDAKCPLIGTVRVQGGEVALSSSFLASCPLAVAYAMFERHTLQPAAQSVYGQRVARLDHLGSFACRNVYNRESGALSRHASADALDISGFRLADGRSISVLKDWPKQNQDAQFLRQVRDGACEAFSVVLSPDYNAAHRNHFHVDVGRWSVCR; encoded by the coding sequence ATGGGTCGCTGGATCGCGCTGTCGTTACTGCTGATCATCGCGGGTGCCGTGCTCAGCGTCTGGCGCGGCTGGCTCGATGTGCCGGCCGAGTGGAACCCGTGGGCGCCGCTGGACGTGAAGGCAGCGCCGAACGGGTTGACCGGTTTCAAGCTGATGCGCCTGCGCGGCAATCCCGAATTATGCGCACAAGTCCTGAGCAACTCGGGTCTGCGCGTCACCGCGCAAGCCGACAGTCCCGATGCCAAGTGCCCGCTGATCGGCACCGTGCGCGTGCAGGGCGGCGAGGTGGCGCTGAGCAGCAGCTTCCTCGCCAGTTGCCCGCTGGCGGTGGCTTACGCGATGTTTGAACGGCATACCCTGCAACCCGCCGCGCAATCTGTTTACGGGCAGAGGGTGGCGCGCCTTGATCACCTCGGCAGCTTTGCCTGTCGCAATGTCTATAACCGCGAGAGCGGGGCGCTCAGCCGGCATGCCAGTGCCGATGCGCTGGACATCAGCGGTTTTCGGCTGGCGGACGGGCGCAGCATCAGCGTGCTCAAGGACTGGCCGAAGCAGAATCAGGATGCGCAGTTTCTGCGGCAGGTGCGCGATGGCGCCTGTGAGGCGTTCAGTGTGGTGTTGAGTCCGGATTACAACGCCGCCCACCGCAATCACTTTCATGTCGATGTCGGGCGCTGGAGCGTGTGTCGCTGA
- a CDS encoding isocitrate lyase/PEP mutase family protein yields the protein MDAHALNEQARKAQAFKALHERPGIFVIPNPWDAGSAKMLASLGYQALATTSAGYAFSQGKADGALSLDDTLANVRAIVAATDLPVAVDLENGFADDPAECAKSLLRAAEAGAVGGSIEDATGRADAPIYCFEHAVARIEAAVAAVRTLPFPFILTARAENYLHGNPDLHDTIRRLQAFAEAGADVLYAPGLRNAEEVLAVVRAVAPKPVNVLMSGGLKLTVQELEEMGVRRISTGSALALAAFGEFFRAAEEIQQHGTFGFTSQSMPYAKANQFFKG from the coding sequence ATGGACGCCCACGCCCTTAACGAACAAGCCCGCAAAGCCCAGGCCTTCAAGGCCCTGCACGAGCGTCCGGGGATTTTCGTGATTCCCAACCCGTGGGATGCCGGCTCGGCGAAGATGCTCGCCAGTCTGGGCTATCAGGCACTGGCAACCACCAGTGCCGGTTACGCGTTTTCCCAGGGCAAGGCCGACGGCGCCCTGAGTCTCGATGACACCTTGGCCAACGTCCGGGCGATTGTCGCGGCCACGGATTTGCCGGTAGCGGTGGATCTGGAAAACGGTTTCGCCGATGACCCCGCCGAATGCGCGAAAAGCCTGTTGCGTGCCGCCGAGGCCGGCGCGGTGGGTGGTTCGATCGAGGACGCCACGGGCCGTGCCGATGCGCCGATCTACTGCTTCGAACACGCCGTTGCACGCATCGAAGCCGCCGTCGCTGCGGTGCGCACGCTGCCATTTCCCTTCATCTTGACCGCCCGCGCGGAAAACTACCTGCACGGCAATCCCGATCTCCACGACACCATTCGCCGCCTGCAAGCCTTTGCCGAGGCGGGCGCCGACGTGCTGTACGCGCCGGGTTTGCGTAACGCCGAAGAGGTGTTGGCGGTGGTGCGCGCGGTGGCGCCAAAACCGGTCAACGTGCTCATGTCCGGCGGTTTGAAACTGACCGTACAGGAGTTGGAAGAAATGGGTGTGCGCAGGATCAGCACCGGCTCGGCGTTGGCCTTGGCAGCATTCGGCGAGTTCTTCCGCGCGGCTGAAGAGATCCAGCAGCACGGCACGTTCGGCTTTACGTCGCAGTCGATGCCGTACGCCAAGGCCAATCAGTTTTTCAAAGGCTGA
- a CDS encoding energy transducer TonB, with protein sequence MSGILPTSIGYISPKGDFSRHNTQALGGVSHLWQDFFAQAMAEQTSDVVPACGTFPPVDLNSPEEPTLGSELHAHIVEQRQCDVVDTEVRPPEPLFLPIAEFETDLLDKPFPPFPPEELKAQQEQQDFDSSWVRPIVINNGQPLPEPGPAPQKKPLYLPIAEFDLDLLQKPYPPFPPEDIVEQQKALDFDNGWARPIVLQNLRLAA encoded by the coding sequence ATGTCAGGCATTCTTCCCACATCGATTGGCTATATTTCGCCCAAGGGCGACTTCAGCCGTCATAACACTCAAGCATTGGGCGGCGTCAGTCACCTGTGGCAGGATTTCTTTGCCCAGGCGATGGCCGAACAAACGAGTGATGTGGTGCCGGCCTGTGGCACCTTTCCACCGGTTGACCTGAACAGCCCGGAAGAACCGACCCTGGGCAGCGAGCTGCACGCGCACATCGTCGAGCAGCGTCAGTGCGATGTGGTCGACACCGAAGTGCGTCCGCCGGAGCCGCTGTTCCTGCCGATCGCCGAGTTCGAAACCGATCTGCTGGACAAGCCGTTCCCACCGTTCCCGCCAGAAGAACTCAAGGCTCAGCAAGAGCAGCAGGACTTCGACAGCAGTTGGGTCCGTCCAATCGTGATCAACAATGGTCAGCCGCTTCCCGAGCCTGGCCCGGCGCCACAGAAGAAGCCGCTGTACCTGCCGATTGCCGAATTCGACCTCGACCTGCTGCAAAAACCTTATCCGCCGTTCCCGCCGGAAGACATCGTCGAGCAGCAGAAGGCTTTGGACTTCGATAACGGTTGGGCGCGCCCGATCGTCCTGCAGAACCTGCGCCTCGCCGCCTGA